TGCCCGCGAGCACGGCCCCGCGGTGTTCGCCAACAGCCTGGGCGCCGAAGACATGGTGCTCACCGACCTGATCGCCAAGCTGAAGCTGCCGATCGGCATCTTCAGTCTCGACACCGGCCGCCTGCCGGCCGAGACCTACACGCTGCTGCAGCAGGTGGGCGAGCGTTATCCGAGCCACCCGATCCGGGTCTACTTCCCCGATACCGCCGCGGTCGAGGCCTACGTCAACCAGAACGGCGTCAACGCGTTCTACGGCAGCGTCGAGATGCGCAAGTCCTGTTGCCACATCCGCAAGATCGAGCCCTTGAAGCGCGCGCTGTCGGGCAAGGCCGCGTGGATCACCGGCCTGCGCCGCGAACAGTCGCCGACGCGCCATGACCTGGGTGACCGCGAGTTCGACAAGGACAATGGCCTGATGAAGTTCAACCCACTGATCGAGTGGACCGAGAAGGAAGTTTGGGCCTATCTCCGCGACAATCAGGTACCCTATAACGCCCTGCACGACAAACACTACCCGTCGATCGGCTGTGCGCCCTGTACCCGGGCGATCTCCGTCGGCGAAGATGTCCGCGCCGGTCG
This DNA window, taken from Crenobacter cavernae, encodes the following:
- a CDS encoding phosphoadenylyl-sulfate reductase; this translates as MNFEAKLAETSRLLEEIAREHGPAVFANSLGAEDMVLTDLIAKLKLPIGIFSLDTGRLPAETYTLLQQVGERYPSHPIRVYFPDTAAVEAYVNQNGVNAFYGSVEMRKSCCHIRKIEPLKRALSGKAAWITGLRREQSPTRHDLGDREFDKDNGLMKFNPLIEWTEKEVWAYLRDNQVPYNALHDKHYPSIGCAPCTRAISVGEDVRAGRWWWENPDSKECGLHVQQSAVSFIKKP